The Flavobacterium faecale genome has a segment encoding these proteins:
- the ileS gene encoding isoleucine--tRNA ligase, translated as MSSKFTEYKGLDLPTVASEVLDFWKEKNIFEKSVTTREGAEPYVFFEGPPSANGLPGIHHVMARAIKDIFCRYKTQKGYQVKRKAGWDTHGLPVELGTEKELGITKEDIGTKITVEEYNEACKKTVMRYTDVWNDLTEKMGYWVDMEDPYITYKSKYMETVWWLLKQIYNKDLMYKGYTIQPYSPKAGTGLSSHEVNQPGSYRDVTDTTVVAQFKVLTPTLSKREGDVVENTFAKAFGLDSLPFGEGRGGDFYFLAWTTTPWTLPSNTALTVGPKIDYVVVKTFNQYTFMPTNVVLAKNLVGKQFGKGFFASEDATDFENFKSGDKKIPFQIIAEAKGADLVGIKYEQLMPLVLPYQNAENAFRVISGDFVTTEDGTGIVHTSPTFGADDAKVAKEATPEVPPMLVLDADGTPVPLVNLQGKFIEGLGAYSGKYVKNEYYDDGEAPERSLDVEIAIQLKEENKAFKVEKYVHSYPHCWRTDKPILYYPLDSWFIKITEVRDRMFELNETINWKPKATGEGRFGNWLKNANDWNLSRSRYWGIPLPIWRTEDKQEEILIGSVGELYEEIEKAIAAGVQAENPFKGFEIGNMDEANYDLIDLHKNVVDAITLISPSGKPMKREADLIDVWFDSGSMPYAQWHYPFENKEKIDGNQDFPANFIAEGVDQTRGWFYTLHAIGTLVFDKVAYKNVVSNGLVLDKNGQKMSKRLGNAADPFKTLAEYGPDATRWYMIANANPWDNLKFDLEGIAEVRRKFFGTLYNTYSFFSLYANIDGFKYNEADIPMKERPEIDQWIISELNTLVKDVDSYYADYEPTKAARAISDFVQENLSNWYVRLCRRRFWKGEYAQDKIAAYQTLYTCLLTISKLAAPIAPFFMDKLYRDLTLATQSEDFDSVHLAKFPEYVENFVDKSLESRMQKAQTISSLVLSLRKKEMIKVRQPLQKVMIPVLDEGQRVEIEAISDLIKAEVNVKEIQLLDDASGILVKQIKPNFKALGPRFGKDMGLVSKKIQSLSNDEINQLERSGSYITEIAGNNITLTLEDVEITSQDIEGWLVANSNGITVALDIVISPELRSEGVSRELVNRIQNLRKDSGFEVTDKIKVHLQNNSILEAAVKENLNYIKSETLTEDLIFQEKIENGNEIEFDDIKTLIMITK; from the coding sequence ATGAGCTCAAAATTTACTGAATACAAAGGACTTGACCTACCAACGGTAGCGTCTGAAGTACTTGATTTTTGGAAAGAAAAAAATATATTCGAAAAAAGTGTCACAACAAGAGAAGGTGCAGAACCGTACGTTTTTTTTGAAGGCCCACCATCAGCAAACGGATTACCTGGAATACATCACGTAATGGCACGCGCCATAAAAGATATTTTTTGTAGATATAAAACCCAAAAAGGGTATCAAGTAAAGCGTAAAGCAGGATGGGATACTCATGGTCTGCCAGTTGAACTGGGCACCGAAAAAGAATTAGGAATTACCAAAGAAGATATTGGTACCAAAATTACGGTAGAAGAGTATAACGAAGCTTGTAAAAAAACGGTTATGCGCTATACGGACGTATGGAATGACCTTACAGAAAAAATGGGTTACTGGGTAGATATGGAAGATCCATATATTACTTATAAATCCAAGTATATGGAAACGGTTTGGTGGCTCTTGAAACAAATCTATAATAAAGATTTGATGTACAAAGGGTATACCATTCAGCCGTACTCTCCAAAAGCAGGAACAGGATTGTCCTCGCACGAGGTAAATCAGCCAGGAAGTTATCGTGACGTTACAGATACGACCGTAGTGGCTCAATTCAAAGTCCTCACCCCAACCCTCTCCAAAAGAGAGGGAGACGTTGTGGAAAATACTTTTGCCAAAGCTTTCGGACTAGACTCCCTTCCCTTCGGGGAGGGTAGGGGTGGGGATTTTTATTTTCTTGCTTGGACCACAACACCTTGGACATTACCTTCAAATACGGCTTTGACCGTAGGACCGAAAATTGACTATGTGGTTGTAAAAACATTCAATCAATATACGTTCATGCCTACAAACGTGGTTCTTGCTAAAAACTTAGTTGGAAAACAATTTGGGAAAGGTTTCTTTGCTAGCGAAGACGCAACTGACTTTGAGAATTTCAAATCAGGTGATAAAAAAATTCCGTTTCAAATCATCGCTGAAGCAAAAGGTGCAGATCTGGTTGGAATTAAATATGAGCAATTAATGCCATTGGTACTTCCGTACCAAAACGCAGAAAATGCTTTTAGAGTAATATCAGGAGATTTCGTAACTACCGAAGACGGAACAGGAATCGTACATACGTCACCTACATTTGGTGCAGATGATGCAAAAGTAGCCAAAGAAGCTACTCCAGAAGTACCCCCGATGTTAGTTTTGGATGCAGATGGAACTCCAGTGCCACTAGTGAACTTACAAGGAAAGTTCATTGAAGGATTAGGTGCTTATTCAGGTAAGTATGTTAAGAATGAATACTATGATGATGGCGAAGCTCCAGAACGTTCATTAGATGTGGAAATCGCTATTCAGTTAAAAGAAGAAAACAAAGCCTTTAAGGTGGAGAAATATGTCCATAGTTATCCACATTGTTGGAGAACAGACAAACCTATTTTGTACTATCCTCTTGATTCTTGGTTTATCAAGATCACAGAGGTTAGAGATCGAATGTTCGAATTGAACGAAACGATCAACTGGAAACCAAAGGCTACCGGAGAAGGACGTTTTGGAAACTGGTTGAAAAATGCCAACGACTGGAACTTATCTCGCTCGAGATACTGGGGGATTCCGTTGCCAATTTGGAGAACAGAGGACAAACAAGAAGAAATCTTGATTGGGTCTGTGGGTGAATTATACGAAGAAATTGAAAAAGCTATTGCTGCAGGTGTTCAAGCTGAAAATCCGTTTAAAGGATTTGAAATTGGAAACATGGACGAGGCTAATTATGATTTGATTGACTTGCACAAAAATGTGGTCGACGCTATCACATTGATTTCGCCTTCAGGTAAACCGATGAAGCGTGAAGCAGATTTAATTGACGTATGGTTTGACTCTGGGTCAATGCCGTATGCGCAATGGCATTACCCATTCGAAAACAAAGAGAAAATTGATGGAAATCAAGATTTTCCAGCCAACTTTATTGCCGAAGGTGTAGATCAAACACGTGGATGGTTCTATACTTTGCACGCTATTGGAACTTTAGTTTTTGATAAAGTAGCCTATAAAAATGTGGTGTCGAATGGATTGGTACTAGACAAAAACGGACAAAAAATGTCTAAACGTTTAGGGAATGCTGCAGATCCTTTTAAAACCTTAGCCGAGTACGGACCAGATGCAACGCGCTGGTACATGATTGCCAATGCAAATCCTTGGGACAACTTGAAGTTTGACTTGGAAGGAATTGCTGAGGTACGTCGTAAATTTTTTGGTACACTTTATAATACGTATTCGTTCTTCAGTTTGTATGCCAATATTGATGGTTTTAAATACAATGAAGCAGATATACCAATGAAGGAGCGACCTGAGATTGATCAATGGATTATCTCGGAGTTGAATACGCTTGTAAAAGATGTAGATAGCTACTATGCAGATTATGAGCCTACCAAGGCAGCACGTGCGATATCTGACTTTGTTCAAGAAAATTTAAGCAACTGGTATGTACGTTTATGTCGTCGTCGTTTTTGGAAAGGTGAATATGCACAAGACAAAATAGCGGCCTACCAAACACTTTATACTTGTTTGTTAACGATAAGTAAACTAGCTGCGCCAATTGCTCCTTTCTTTATGGACAAGCTTTACAGAGACTTAACTTTGGCAACACAGTCAGAAGATTTTGATAGTGTACATTTGGCGAAATTCCCAGAATACGTTGAAAACTTTGTTGATAAATCGTTAGAGAGCAGAATGCAGAAAGCGCAGACTATCTCATCACTGGTTTTGTCACTTAGAAAAAAGGAAATGATCAAAGTACGTCAACCTTTGCAAAAGGTAATGATACCGGTACTTGACGAAGGTCAGAGGGTAGAAATAGAGGCCATTTCAGACTTGATAAAAGCAGAAGTAAATGTTAAAGAAATACAACTTTTAGACGATGCATCTGGAATTTTAGTGAAGCAAATTAAGCCTAATTTCAAGGCATTAGGACCACGATTTGGTAAGGATATGGGGCTGGTTTCCAAGAAGATACAGTCTTTGTCAAACGATGAGATTAACCAGTTGGAGCGTAGCGGAAGTTATATAACTGAGATTGCAGGAAATAACATAACTTTAACCTTGGAAGATGTAGAGATTACATCCCAAGATATTGAAGGATGGTTGGTTGCAAATTCGAACGGAATTACGGTGGCATTAGACATTGTAATCTCACCAGAATTAAGGAGTGAAGGGGTTTCAAGAGAGTTGGTAAATAGAATTCAAAACCTAAGAAAAGATTCTGGTTTTGAAGTAACGGATAAAATTAAAGTCCATTTACAAAACAACAGTATTTTGGAAGCTGCGGTGAAAGAAAATTTAAACTATATCAAATCAGAGACATTAACAGAGGATTTAATTTTTCAAGAAAAAATTGAAAATGGCAATGAAATTGAATTTGATGATATTAAAACGTTAATAATGATTACTAAATAA
- a CDS encoding TraR/DksA family transcriptional regulator translates to MTDEATKYSDADLAEFKVIILNKIEKAQSDLDLIKSAYMNDLNNGTDDTSPTFKAFEEGSETMSKEANSQLAIRQEKFIRDLKNALFRVENKTYGVCKVTGKLIGKERLKIVPHATMSIEAKNLQR, encoded by the coding sequence ATGACAGATGAAGCTACAAAATACTCCGACGCTGATTTAGCGGAGTTTAAGGTTATTATTTTAAATAAAATAGAGAAAGCGCAATCTGACTTAGATTTGATCAAAAGCGCCTATATGAATGACTTGAATAATGGTACAGATGATACATCGCCAACATTCAAAGCATTTGAAGAAGGTAGTGAAACAATGTCTAAAGAAGCAAATTCGCAATTGGCAATTCGTCAAGAGAAATTCATACGTGACTTGAAAAATGCATTATTCCGTGTAGAAAACAAAACATATGGAGTTTGTAAAGTAACTGGGAAATTGATTGGTAAAGAACGCTTAAAAATCGTTCCTCATGCTACTATGAGTATCGAAGCAAAAAACTTACAGAGATAA
- a CDS encoding lipoprotein signal peptidase produces the protein MSLTRAYLLIFFILLLDQITKTYVKTNFILGEEVEIFNWCKILFVENEGMAWGTKIPGEYGKLFLTVFRIFAVGGIAYWLWDTVQQKSNSNYLIVAIALIFAGAFGNIVDSVFYGVIFDDSHSQLATIFTDQPYGTYFHGKVVDMFYFPIWHGFLPDWLPLWGGKEFTFFNAIFNIADIAISTGVGILIVFNKKAFKK, from the coding sequence ATGTCGTTAACCAGAGCATACCTCTTGATCTTCTTTATTTTATTACTAGATCAAATTACCAAAACATATGTCAAAACCAATTTTATATTAGGTGAAGAAGTCGAAATTTTCAACTGGTGTAAAATTTTATTCGTCGAAAACGAAGGAATGGCTTGGGGTACAAAAATACCTGGAGAATACGGTAAATTGTTCTTGACTGTTTTCAGGATTTTTGCCGTTGGCGGAATCGCATATTGGTTGTGGGATACGGTGCAACAAAAAAGTAATTCAAATTATCTAATTGTAGCGATTGCATTAATTTTTGCAGGAGCGTTTGGTAATATTGTAGACTCCGTTTTTTATGGGGTAATTTTTGATGATAGTCACTCACAATTAGCCACCATTTTTACCGATCAACCCTACGGAACTTACTTTCATGGTAAGGTAGTAGATATGTTTTATTTTCCAATATGGCATGGCTTCTTACCAGACTGGTTGCCACTGTGGGGCGGAAAAGAGTTTACTTTTTTCAATGCAATCTTTAACATCGCTGATATTGCGATCTCTACCGGTGTTGGAATCCTAATAGTATTCAACAAAAAAGCATTCAAAAAATAG
- a CDS encoding T9SS type A sorting domain-containing protein, with protein MNNFTRALFLTTSLFTGAMGFCQMSITSQSTPAKLVQGKEVDLSITYTSAVPVEFQIQLFKTVGGEIDYANGSIDIYIGKFYTGTNPPTQIITTAGYPQLPATATPSTVTFHQYVDPTSIKNPVGTNYKWFVKISADPNTNTPGTDIAYGDNNIVTQIYPEGTVLGTAAFISPEEMYFDNSTKMLIIKETQSKKVSIYDLNGKEVKTVSLLNGKTVDLSSLTKGVYLLKTDDNKAMKIVR; from the coding sequence ATGAACAATTTTACACGCGCATTATTTTTAACAACTTCTTTATTTACTGGAGCAATGGGCTTTTGTCAAATGAGTATTACTAGTCAGTCTACTCCAGCCAAACTAGTACAAGGAAAAGAGGTAGATCTTTCAATTACGTACACCTCAGCAGTACCCGTAGAATTCCAAATACAACTATTTAAAACTGTTGGAGGTGAAATTGATTATGCAAATGGAAGCATAGACATTTACATCGGAAAGTTTTACACGGGCACAAATCCGCCTACACAAATTATTACCACAGCAGGTTACCCTCAGCTACCCGCTACAGCGACACCCTCTACGGTAACTTTTCACCAATATGTAGATCCAACTAGTATTAAAAATCCTGTTGGAACAAACTACAAATGGTTTGTAAAGATTTCTGCAGATCCTAATACTAACACTCCTGGAACAGATATTGCTTATGGAGATAATAATATTGTAACTCAGATTTATCCTGAAGGAACAGTTCTTGGAACTGCAGCTTTTATCAGTCCAGAAGAAATGTACTTTGATAACAGTACAAAAATGTTAATCATCAAAGAAACACAATCAAAAAAAGTTTCAATCTATGATTTAAATGGTAAAGAAGTTAAAACAGTTTCTCTATTAAATGGAAAAACTGTTGATTTATCATCACTAACTAAAGGCGTATACCTTTTGAAAACAGATGATAATAAAGCAATGAAAATTGTACGATAA
- a CDS encoding CAP domain-containing protein, whose protein sequence is MKAIILPLLLTIFSLSMNSCSSEDASPVAVHTNKNVIINQHNYDTLEIETLELINAYRASKGLNNLEKVDYASLKSEEHCDYMIAENKISHNDFTARCTAIIKTLGAEKVAENLAYNFNSSQAVLSAWLNSESHKQNIEGDFTHFGIAIKECPKTGKKYYTNIYVKL, encoded by the coding sequence ATGAAAGCAATTATACTCCCATTATTACTTACGATCTTTTCGCTATCAATGAATTCTTGTTCTAGTGAAGATGCTAGCCCTGTAGCTGTACACACAAATAAAAATGTAATCATAAATCAGCATAATTATGATACTTTAGAGATCGAAACATTAGAGTTAATTAATGCCTATAGAGCAAGCAAAGGCTTGAATAATTTAGAGAAAGTAGATTATGCTTCTTTAAAATCAGAAGAGCATTGTGATTATATGATTGCAGAAAATAAAATTAGTCATAATGATTTTACTGCGAGATGTACTGCGATTATTAAAACGCTGGGAGCAGAGAAAGTAGCTGAAAATTTAGCGTATAATTTTAATAGCTCACAAGCTGTTTTATCAGCTTGGTTGAACAGTGAATCTCACAAACAGAATATTGAAGGCGATTTTACACATTTTGGAATTGCAATCAAAGAGTGTCCAAAAACAGGTAAAAAATATTACACCAATATTTATGTAAAATTGTAA
- a CDS encoding 5-formyltetrahydrofolate cyclo-ligase, translating into MSQNKKDLRAKYKNLRQELSEDTIQELSLDITNLAISLPIWDKTYFHIFLPIVEQKEIDTELILHLLAGKDKEIVISKANFETRAMIHFLLTDNTKIKKNEYNIPEPVDGLEVPSSKIDVVFLPLLAFDQKGNRVGYGKGFYDNFLTQCKPETIKIGLSFFEPETQIEGVFEGDIALDYCVTPKQIYTFNPIL; encoded by the coding sequence ATGAGCCAAAATAAAAAAGACTTGCGCGCCAAGTACAAAAACTTACGACAAGAATTAAGTGAAGATACTATTCAAGAACTGAGCTTGGATATTACTAACCTTGCCATCTCATTACCTATTTGGGACAAAACCTATTTCCATATTTTTTTGCCCATCGTGGAACAAAAAGAAATAGATACCGAATTAATCTTGCACCTACTCGCTGGCAAAGACAAAGAAATTGTAATCTCAAAAGCCAATTTCGAAACTAGAGCCATGATACACTTCTTGTTAACCGATAATACTAAGATTAAAAAAAACGAATATAATATTCCTGAACCCGTGGATGGTCTGGAAGTTCCATCATCAAAAATTGATGTTGTGTTTCTTCCTTTATTAGCTTTCGATCAAAAAGGAAACCGTGTGGGCTACGGCAAAGGATTTTATGATAATTTTTTGACGCAATGTAAACCCGAAACTATCAAAATCGGACTTTCATTTTTTGAGCCCGAAACCCAAATTGAAGGTGTTTTTGAAGGTGATATTGCATTAGATTATTGTGTTACTCCCAAACAAATCTATACTTTCAACCCTATTCTTTAA
- a CDS encoding succinylglutamate desuccinylase/aspartoacylase family protein, protein MKNSKPLVILGETILPGQSKTIDMEIAKLHNAAKLKIPVIIQRSKIDGPTVLFSAGIHGDEINGVEIVRQLITKKINKPKRGTIICIPIINMFGYINMSRQFPDGRDLNRVFPGTKKGSLASRFAYHVMTEILPHIDYAIDFHAGGASRFNAPQIRLVPDNVELKQLADIFNAPFTLFSKNIAGTFRNSSQKTNVKMLLFEGGKSLDINDDVADAGTEGVKRFLSFLGMLDPKHEVQFKESESIYINKSLWLRAKCSGMLHDHNKIGQFVKKGDVLATISDPFGKFEQKVKAPNDGYIINANHSPIVYQGDAVYHISKTLYNEPK, encoded by the coding sequence ATGAAGAACAGTAAACCGTTAGTAATACTAGGAGAAACCATTTTGCCGGGGCAAAGCAAAACCATCGATATGGAAATCGCTAAACTCCACAATGCCGCCAAACTCAAAATCCCTGTAATTATTCAACGTTCTAAAATTGATGGTCCAACCGTACTTTTCTCGGCGGGAATTCATGGTGACGAAATTAATGGCGTCGAAATTGTACGTCAATTGATTACCAAAAAAATCAACAAGCCCAAACGAGGTACCATAATTTGTATTCCGATCATCAATATGTTTGGATACATTAATATGTCTAGACAATTTCCAGATGGGCGTGATTTGAATCGTGTTTTTCCAGGAACCAAAAAAGGATCCCTTGCTAGCCGATTTGCCTATCATGTAATGACCGAGATTTTACCACATATTGATTATGCAATTGATTTTCATGCTGGTGGAGCAAGTCGTTTCAATGCACCACAAATACGTTTGGTACCTGATAATGTAGAGCTCAAACAACTAGCGGATATATTTAACGCACCTTTTACCTTATTTTCAAAAAATATTGCGGGGACATTCAGAAATTCGAGTCAGAAAACAAATGTCAAAATGTTACTTTTTGAAGGTGGTAAATCATTAGACATTAACGATGACGTAGCCGATGCTGGAACAGAAGGTGTGAAACGCTTTTTATCATTTTTAGGTATGTTGGACCCAAAACACGAAGTACAATTTAAGGAGTCTGAGAGTATCTATATCAACAAATCGCTTTGGTTACGCGCCAAATGCTCAGGTATGTTACATGATCATAACAAAATAGGACAGTTTGTAAAAAAGGGCGATGTATTGGCCACTATCTCTGATCCATTTGGGAAATTTGAACAAAAAGTGAAAGCCCCCAACGATGGTTATATCATCAATGCCAACCACTCGCCAATTGTTTACCAGGGAGATGCGGTCTATCACATTTCAAAAACGTTATACAATGAGCCAAAATAA
- the uvrC gene encoding excinuclease ABC subunit UvrC produces MQKPPLELQIQTLPDGPGVYQYYDKEGKILYVGKAKNLKKRVSSYFNKVHDSAKTNVLVKKIVTIKHIVVPTETDALLLENNLIKTLQPRYNVLLRDDKSYPWICIKKEPFSRIFATRRMIKDGSEYFGPYTSFKTVSTILDLIKELYPLRTCNLDLNKWNIESGKFKVCLEYHIGNCKGPCEAYESLDNYQQQVDAIRDILKGNFKSSMRDFKKVMMDLAQNMHFEEAQKIKEKIEILENYQSRSTVVNPKITNVDVFSIVSDEGAAYVNFLQISHGAIIRSHTMEIKKKLDETDEELLELAIVELRERFKLLSREVIVPFTVDLGENIKVTVPQLGDKKQILDLSIRNAKFYRIEQLKQLQIVDPDRHTNRIMAQMQKDLRLPVEPRHIECFDNSNIQGTNPVSACVVFKDGKPSKKDYRHFNIKTVVGPDDFASMEEVVYRRYKRLLDEEQPLPNLIIIDGGKGQLSSALKSLDALELRGKIAIIGIAKRLEELFYPGDSVPLYLDKKSETLKVIQQLRNEAHRFGITHHRDRRSKEALNGSIESIPGIGEKTMLALIQQFKSVKRLQLVTEKEISAVIGASKAKKIVEFYKTQSEKKTN; encoded by the coding sequence ATGCAAAAACCACCTCTTGAACTTCAAATACAAACGTTGCCTGATGGGCCGGGTGTTTATCAATATTACGACAAAGAAGGAAAAATTTTATATGTAGGTAAGGCTAAGAATCTAAAAAAAAGGGTTTCGTCTTATTTTAATAAAGTGCATGATAGCGCCAAGACAAATGTGCTGGTAAAAAAGATTGTGACCATAAAGCATATAGTTGTACCCACAGAAACGGATGCCTTGCTGCTAGAGAATAATTTGATTAAAACCCTGCAGCCGCGCTACAATGTACTCTTGCGTGATGATAAAAGTTACCCTTGGATTTGTATTAAAAAAGAACCTTTTTCGAGAATATTCGCTACAAGAAGAATGATCAAAGATGGGTCGGAGTATTTTGGACCATATACTAGTTTCAAGACCGTGAGTACGATTTTGGATTTGATCAAAGAATTGTATCCCTTACGCACTTGTAATTTGGATTTGAACAAATGGAATATCGAATCGGGGAAATTTAAGGTTTGTTTAGAATACCATATTGGCAACTGCAAAGGCCCGTGTGAAGCCTATGAATCCTTAGATAATTACCAACAGCAAGTAGATGCGATTCGGGATATTTTGAAAGGGAACTTCAAGAGCAGCATGCGCGATTTCAAAAAGGTGATGATGGATTTGGCCCAAAACATGCATTTTGAAGAGGCGCAGAAAATTAAAGAAAAGATAGAAATATTAGAGAATTATCAGTCACGTTCTACGGTTGTAAATCCTAAGATTACCAATGTAGATGTGTTCTCTATCGTTTCGGACGAAGGGGCTGCGTATGTAAACTTTTTGCAGATTTCGCACGGTGCTATTATTCGTTCGCATACCATGGAAATCAAAAAGAAGTTGGATGAAACGGATGAGGAATTGCTAGAATTGGCCATTGTGGAGCTTAGAGAGCGTTTTAAATTATTGTCTCGTGAAGTTATTGTTCCGTTTACAGTCGACTTGGGAGAAAATATAAAAGTGACGGTTCCTCAATTGGGTGACAAAAAGCAAATACTCGACTTATCGATTAGGAATGCTAAATTTTATAGAATTGAGCAACTGAAGCAGTTACAAATTGTAGATCCTGATCGCCATACCAATAGAATTATGGCACAAATGCAAAAGGACTTACGTTTGCCGGTAGAGCCAAGACATATTGAGTGTTTTGATAACTCCAATATTCAGGGAACCAATCCGGTTTCGGCTTGTGTTGTTTTTAAAGATGGAAAACCAAGCAAGAAGGATTACCGCCACTTCAATATTAAAACAGTGGTTGGTCCAGATGATTTTGCTTCGATGGAAGAAGTAGTCTATCGCCGCTACAAGCGATTGCTTGATGAGGAACAGCCTTTGCCCAATTTGATTATTATTGATGGTGGTAAAGGGCAATTATCATCGGCTTTGAAGAGTTTGGACGCACTCGAGTTACGAGGAAAAATAGCGATTATTGGTATTGCCAAACGCTTGGAAGAGTTATTCTATCCGGGAGATTCGGTGCCCTTGTATTTGGATAAAAAATCGGAAACCTTGAAGGTGATTCAGCAATTGCGAAATGAGGCACACCGTTTTGGAATCACGCACCATAGAGACAGACGAAGCAAAGAAGCATTGAATGGCTCGATAGAATCGATTCCCGGAATTGGAGAAAAGACGATGCTTGCTCTAATCCAGCAGTTTAAAAGTGTTAAAAGACTGCAATTAGTAACCGAAAAAGAGATTTCGGCAGTGATAGGTGCATCGAAAGCCAAAAAAATAGTCGAATTTTACAAAACACAATCCGAAAAGAAAACAAATTAA